CGCCCAGCCCCAGCAGCCCCAGGCTGAAGGCAAAAGCCACCCAGCCCACCCGCGCGGCCCCGCTGCTGGCCCCCTCCTTCTTGACCCTGACAGCCCGCTTGCGCTCACGCTTGAGCCGCTCGTGGCGCTGATCGGGGCGGTGCAGGGGATGTTCGGCGCGGCTCATGTGGACATTGCCGCCATGGAACGCAACGCAGGAGAAAGGCCGATGGCTGAAAACCTCAGCATCCTGGTTAAAGTCAGGACTTGCCCGGTCTCACTTCCGCTGCCTTCGCAGCTTCGCTCTTCCAAACGGGGAAAGGGGCAAAGACCACGCACCGCGTACTGCACCTCTTTGATCATAGTCCGCTCCTCTTTCACGCTGGTTTCTCCTTGCGGCTGGGGCAGGGACCGATGCCCCAGGTTACGGGCGATTCCCAGAGCGGATACGCCAGCAGTGTGACCCGCCCCCAAAAATCGGCCCAGGTCAGGACGGGATCTCTGACGGGTTGAGCTGATCCCAGAAACCTGTCCGGGTCAGGATGGAGCCTCCGACGGGCGAAAGGTCGGTGCAATCCTGGCTCGGAACGCGCTGGGCGCGAGATTTTCCAGCGAGGCATGCGGCCTGAAATCATTATCGTCGATCCTCCATTTTTCAATCTTCTCTGCGGCGTCGTCCAGCGACAGGAACCAGTGCGTGTTCAAGCATTCATCTCTGAAACTGCCATTGAAGGATTCGATGAGTGGATTGTCGGTCGGCCGTCCAGGACGTGAAAAATCCAGGATCACACCCTGCTGATACGGCCACAGATCCAGGGCTTTGCTGATGAATTCACTCCCGTTGTCGACTTGGATGCGCGCAGGCACCCCCCGGTGCCTGCTGATCTCATGTACCACGTCGGCCACACGTTCCCCCTTGATGCTGGTCTCGACATGAATCGCCAGGCACTCTCGCGTGAAGGTGTCGATCAAAGTCAGCGCACGAAACCGTTTCCCATCAAAGAGCATGTCTGATATGAAATCCATTGACCACGCTTCATTGGGCTGTTGCGCTGTCGGCTGCGCTACACGTCGTGCAGCGCTGACATGCCGTCTGGGCCGTTTCATCCGCAGATTTAAGCCAGCCAGTTGATACAGCCTGAAAAATCGCTTGTGGTTGATATGCCATCCTTCCCGCGCCATCAGGACATGAATTCTTCGGAAGCCATACCGCACCCGGGTGTGGGCAATCTCGGTCATCCTTTTCAGGATCAGTTGTTCTTCTGGACGGGCAATGCCCTGATAGCGGTAGATGGTCCGCCACTCGTTCAGAACGGCGCAGGCGCGCCGTTCGCTCACCCGATAGCCCGTCCGCAGGTGATCGACTAGGACACGGCGCTGGGCCGGCTTCAAAGCTTTTTTTGAATCACGTCCTGCAGCATGATTTTGTCCAGACTCAGATCGGCCACCAGCTGTTTCAACTTGCGGTTCTCCTCTTCGAGCTGTCTGAGACGGCGTAACTCGCTGACCCCCAAGCCGCTGAATTTCTTCTTCCAGTTGAAGAACGTCGATTCTGCGATGCCCATTTTCCGGCAGACTTCGGCCACAGAGACGCCGGTTTCCGCTTGTTTGAGGGCGAACGCAATCTGTTCTTCAGTGAATCGTTTTCCACGCATTGCGGGCCTCCTGGGGAACTTCCCCGATCATGCCAGAGGCTCCATTCTCATGTGGACAGGTTCTCCGGGTTCAGGTCACCCTCAATGACATTTTTTGAAGTTAGAAGTGTTTTATACGATTTGGACAAAAATTCGACCTCCACCATGCTCAGCCACGTGATGACGGGTATCAGCGCGAAGTGCGTGCAGAGGCATTGTCTCCCTCGGGAGCCAGGGCATAGAGGGAGAACAGCGCACCAGAGATGTCACGGAATATAGGAGCCGCCAACTGTGAGCCCTGGAAGTCACGCTGGGCACCACGCACCATCACGGCCACTGTGAAACGGGGCTGAGCGGCGGGTAGGAACCCAGCGAACGTTGATGAGAAGACGTCCGGGCTGTAGCGGCCGTCCACGACGACTTGGGCTGTGCCGGTCTTCCCTCCCACATGGTAGCCGGGCAGCGCGGCTTTGGTGCGAATGCCATCGTCGATGACCTTGTGTAGCACCTCGCGCATCCGGGCAGCGGTGGCCGGGCGCAGCACCGGCCTCGTCTGCAGCGGCGCCGAGGTAAGCAGCCGGGGGGTAACGTAGTTTCCCTCGGTGGCGAGCACGTTGAAGGCAGCCACAAGCTGAAGGGTGGTCACCGTCAGTCCCTGCCCGAACGCCATGGTGGCCTGTGAAAGTTCGCTCCAGTCAGCCGCATCCCGCAAAATTCCGTCGCCAGCAGGCAGGCCCAGGCGCGGCGCAATGCCCAGGCCGTAGCTGGCAAAGGCATCCCGCAGCAGTTGGGCGGGCACACCATCGACCAGTTGGGTCATGCCCACATTGCTCGAATAACGCAGGATTTCTCGAGTGCTCAGGTTGGTTGGGTGAGGCACGAGGTCGCCAATGGTGGCGCCCGCCACCCGGCGACGCATGGGCGTGGGGTACCGGGTTTCCGGGGTGGTCAAACCCGCGTCAAGCAGGGCGGCCACGGTCAGCGCTTTGAGCACGCTGCCCGGCTCGTATTCATCGAGCGCTGCCCGGTTGCGCCAACGCTCTGGCGGTGCCGTCTGCCAATCCGCTGGATCGAAGCCCGGCACGGAGGCCAGCGCCCGCAGTTCACCCGTGCGTGCGTCCATCACGGCGGCGGTGGCGTACTGTGCCGATGTGCGGCGCACGGCCGTGCTCAAGATGTCCTCGACCGCACCCTGCACGCGGGTATCGAGTGTTAGGGTGATGTCCTCCCCCTGTTTTAGACGCTCATCGAGCGCTCGCTCCACGCCCTCCAAGCCGGCCGACACGCCCACGAAGCCCACCACGGGCGCGGCCAACTCACCCTGCGGGTTGCGCCGCAGTTCCAGCGGACCCCCTGCCAGCATCCGGCCATCGGCACTCCACAGGGTCCCCCGGGGCGGGGGGGACGGGGGGTGTGGGGTTGGGGCAGCCAGGGTCAGCCGGACGAAGGCGCCTCCCAGCCCAAGGAGGAACAATGCAGCTAGGGCGGCCATAACCCATGAACGCAGGATCTGTCCGATGGCGTTGTGCTGAGGACGCGCCGTGCTCTCTGGTGCTGCTGCCTGATCCATCAGCGCTTGGGAGAGGCCGTGGGCGGGGTCTTCATGCCCGGCATTCCAGGCATGGCCGAATTCATGGGGGCTGCGGCGCTTGGACGTTCCGCCAGGGTACTGACCAGCCAGACGCCGCCGCCCGCGACCGCCAGAGCGAACAGCAGTCCGGGACGCAGAATAACCCGGCGGGATGGGGGCGTGTGCTTGGGATTGTGGGAGGGGCGTGTCATGCGCAGAGGGTAGCCCCACTCTGTTACCACCGTGTAAAGGGCATCTGCGCTTGGTGAGCCCGCCTGGCCCACAGCTTGACGGCCTGCTGGGCGGCGGCTCCAGACGCTGAAAAATCGTGATCAATACGCAACGTCACAGCGGCACATGCAGTTGTGCCAGAGGCCGCAAAATCAGCGCCATTGTCGATGACGCCCCGCCCACCATGCATGTGGAGGTTGAGCTCCCTCTGGACAGGTTGCCCGCGCGACGCCGACGCTTCCGTCAGGAAGGTGACGGGGGCGAGTTGGAGCGTTCCATGTCGCAGATTTGTAGGGGACCGTCGACTTCACCAGCGGAGTCTGTCCCGACCTTCAGGCCCTCTCCTATCAATCTGAAAGCAGCCCAGACGTGGCCAGGGGAACCTCGACGGTCACCGTGGTGCCCAAACTTACCTGACTGCTCAGTGAAATACGTCCGCCCATGGCCTCGACCAGATGTTGTGAGACTGTCAGGCCCACACCCACATTCTCGTCCTCGTCTCGCGCCCGCGACTGATCTGAGCGGTAAAACCGTTCGAACACATGCGGCAGGTCCCGTTCACAGATGCCCTCGCCCGTATCCTGGACGGTGACCAGACCACAGCGGTGAAGTCTGTCCACCTGAACCCTTACCCCACCGACTGTTGTGTGCCGCAGGGCGTTGGACAGCAGATTGACAAGCACCTGCATCAACCGGTCGGCGTCGACCTGAATGACCGTTTCCTGCCGCACGTCCAGCTTCAGCTCCAGTTCCCTCAGGGCAAAGGGGCGCTCGAACTGGGCTAGTGCGGCGCGCGTGATCTCGCCCAGCGCGACCGGCCGGCTAACCACCGACATGATTCCAGCCTCCGCCTGCGTGACCAGAGACAGTTCCTGGGTCAGCCGTTCCAGGCGGCGAATCTCGCGGAGGATGTCGGGGGCCGCCTCCTCGATGCTGAACACGCCGTCGAGGAGCCCCTCAGTCAGGCCGCGCATGCCTGTCAGGGGCGTGCGCAGTTCGTGGGCTACGGTGCCGATCAGTTCGCGTCGCCGCGCCTCGGTGGCCTCCAGCGCCTGGGCCATGCGATTGAAACTGCCAGTCAATTCCCCCAGGTCGTCCTGGCCCAGCTCCGGATAGCCGCTCGGCATAATGACCCGCTGCGATGCGCGTGCTGGTGTGGCTGAGCCGCTGGACCGAGCGCAGGATTTGGCGGCTCACGAAGGCGCTCACGGCTAGGGCCAGCGTCGCCACACTCGCCATGATCAATGCACTGCCAAACGCCCCGGTGAACCCGTCCGCGAGCTGACAGCGCATTTCCGGAATGTCGCGAATCCCGAACATCTGCATCATCTGCTTGATATGCGTCGGGTAGCACAGCGGCGCGCTCCACTCGGCGATCAAGATCATGTTGGTGGCGGCCAGGACGATCACCAGCAGATAGGACAGCAGTAATTTGGCCCGCAGGCCGAGGGCGGTGGGGGGCAAGCTCCGGCTACTCGGCATAACCAAAGCGGTACCCCACGGCGCGCACAGCGTGAATCAGGCGAGGCGACTGTCCAGACTTGCTCAGGTGCTTTCTCGGGCTCACCATATGAACGTCCACCACCCGGTCGATGCCCGGAAAATTAGCCCCCCAGACCCGTTCAATCAGTTCCGCCCGGGTGAACACACGGCCCGGCGTTTTCATGAACACGTAGAGCAGATCGAACTCCAGGGCGCTGAGGTCCAGCCGCTGCTCCTCGTGCCTGACCGTGCGCGTGACCGGATCAAGCTGGACGTTCGCGTACACCACGGCCATCGGGGCGGCCTCGCCAGACATGCGCCGCAGCACGGCCTTCACCCGGGCCACGAGTTCGCGCGGACTGAACGGTTTGACGATGTAATCGTCTGCGCCCAGTTCCAGTCCCAGCACCCGGTCCAGCTCTTCCCCACGGGCGGTCAGCAGGATAATGGGTACGTCAGACACAGCGCGCAGCCGTTTGCAGACCTCCAGGCCGTCCAGCAGGGGCAGCATCACGTCGAGCACCACCAGCGACAGACCGCGCCCCTGGGCCGCCTGCAGTCCCTCCAGCCCGTCGGCAGCCGTCAGGACCTCGAAGCCCTCACGCTCCAGGTAAGCGGACGCCACCTTGCGCACGCTGGGTTCGTCGTCGACCACCAGAACGGTCCTCACGCCTTTTTCCGAATCGGTCATAGGGTCCCCACGCACGTCTGTGCGGCTGCGTTCAAAATGACACGCCGATCTTCCGGACGTTCGCACGCAGGCTGTCGCGGGAGAGTTGACCCGACTGCTTGGCCTGCACGACGCCCTGTGCGTCGACAAAAAAGGTTTCTGGAACGCCAGCCACCCCAAAATTGATGGCGGTCTGGGATTGAGGGTCCAGGACACTGGCATAAGGTATGGCAAACTCCTGCTCAAAGGCCCGCGCCGTCCCTACCTGGTCCTGAAAGACCACCCCCACCACCCTGACGTTGCGGGTCTTCTGCGCCAGTTCTCTGAGGAGGGGAGCCTCTTCCCGACACGGAATGCACCACGACGCCCAGAAGTTGATCACCACCGGGCGGCCCCCCTGACCACTCACGCTCAACGATCGCCCGCTGAGCGTGAGCAACGTAAACGCTGGAACAGGTTTCCCAATCAGCGGAGAGCCTGGCCCAGGGCTGGGCCTGAGCAGCGCCGTGGCCAGCGCGGCCACCACGGCAGCAGCCAGCAGCGGCGGCACCCACCGCTTCCAGCGCGCGGGCGCCTGACCTTTAATCGGGAAACCGCTCAGGAGCGCGGTTCTTGTAGCGCTCGACGAACGCCACGATCCGGGTTTCATCCACGCCGTCGAGGGTGTAGAGCCGCCGCCACGCCGTGACGGCCACCGGGACCTTGAGCGCCGCGTTGGGAGCCACGACCGTCTTGTTGGGAAAGCGCCGCTGGACGTTTTCGAGCCTTGTCTCTGCGCCCTGAACGAGCGCTGGATTGTACTG
This region of Deinococcus humi genomic DNA includes:
- a CDS encoding HAMP domain-containing protein; its protein translation is MPPTALGLRAKLLLSYLLVIVLAATNMILIAEWSAPLCYPTHIKQMMQMFGIRDIPEMRCQLADGFTGAFGSALIMASVATLALAVSAFVSRQILRSVQRLSHTSTRIAAGHYAERLSGAGPGRPGGIDWQFQSHGPGAGGHRGAATRTDRHRSPRTAHAPDRHARPD
- a CDS encoding IS3 family transposase (programmed frameshift) → MRGKRFTEEQIAFALKQAETGVSVAEVCRKMGIAESTFFNWKKKFSGLGVSELRRLRQLEEENRKLKQLVADLSLDKIMLQDVNSKKALKPAQRRVLVDHLRTGYRVSERRACAVLNEWRTIYRYQGIARPEEQLILKRMTEIAHTRVRYGFRRIHVLMAREGWHINHKRFFRLYQLAGLNLRMKRPRRHVSAARRVAQPTAQQPNEAWSMDFISDMLFDGKRFRALTLIDTFTRECLAIHVETSIKGERVADVVHEISRHRGVPARIQVDNGSEFISKALDLWPYQQGVILDFSRPGRPTDNPLIESFNGSFRDECLNTHWFLSLDDAAEKIEKWRIDDNDFRPHASLENLAPSAFRARIAPTFRPSEAPS
- a CDS encoding sensor histidine kinase — protein: MAQALEATEARRRELIGTVAHELRTPLTGMRGLTEGLLDGVFSIEEAAPDILREIRRLERLTQELSLVTQAEAGIMSVVSRPVALGEITRAALAQFERPFALRELELKLDVRQETVIQVDADRLMQVLVNLLSNALRHTTVGGVRVQVDRLHRCGLVTVQDTGEGICERDLPHVFERFYRSDQSRARDEDENVGVGLTVSQHLVEAMGGRISLSSQVSLGTTVTVEVPLATSGLLSD
- a CDS encoding response regulator transcription factor, which gives rise to MTDSEKGVRTVLVVDDEPSVRKVASAYLEREGFEVLTAADGLEGLQAAQGRGLSLVVLDVMLPLLDGLEVCKRLRAVSDVPIILLTARGEELDRVLGLELGADDYIVKPFSPRELVARVKAVLRRMSGEAAPMAVVYANVQLDPVTRTVRHEEQRLDLSALEFDLLYVFMKTPGRVFTRAELIERVWGANFPGIDRVVDVHMVSPRKHLSKSGQSPRLIHAVRAVGYRFGYAE
- a CDS encoding peptidoglycan D,D-transpeptidase FtsI family protein, whose product is MAALAALFLLGLGGAFVRLTLAAPTPHPPSPPPRGTLWSADGRMLAGGPLELRRNPQGELAAPVVGFVGVSAGLEGVERALDERLKQGEDITLTLDTRVQGAVEDILSTAVRRTSAQYATAAVMDARTGELRALASVPGFDPADWQTAPPERWRNRAALDEYEPGSVLKALTVAALLDAGLTTPETRYPTPMRRRVAGATIGDLVPHPTNLSTREILRYSSNVGMTQLVDGVPAQLLRDAFASYGLGIAPRLGLPAGDGILRDAADWSELSQATMAFGQGLTVTTLQLVAAFNVLATEGNYVTPRLLTSAPLQTRPVLRPATAARMREVLHKVIDDGIRTKAALPGYHVGGKTGTAQVVVDGRYSPDVFSSTFAGFLPAAQPRFTVAVMVRGAQRDFQGSQLAAPIFRDISGALFSLYALAPEGDNASARTSR
- a CDS encoding TlpA family protein disulfide reductase, with the translated sequence MPPLLAAAVVAALATALLRPSPGPGSPLIGKPVPAFTLLTLSGRSLSVSGQGGRPVVINFWASWCIPCREEAPLLRELAQKTRNVRVVGVVFQDQVGTARAFEQEFAIPYASVLDPQSQTAINFGVAGVPETFFVDAQGVVQAKQSGQLSRDSLRANVRKIGVSF